Genomic window (Chloroflexota bacterium):
TCTTGCAGCAACGAATAAAGGAGAATGTCGAGGCATTGAACGCTTGCCTGGCAGAGACTCCTGCTTTTATAAAAGCAGTTGCGCTGGTTAAAGAGTGTTTATCCAGTGGGGGCAAGATCTTGTTTTGTGGCAACGGTGGTAGCGCAGCAAATGCATCCCACCTTGTGAATGACTTTACAGGCCATATGTACTTCGACCGTCCCCCATTGACCGCAATTTCCCTAGCAGACAATATTTCCACAATAACTGCCACAGCCAATGACTATAGTTATGACCAAATTTTTAGTCGCCAAGTAGAGAGTCTGGGTCGACGTGGGGATATCTTGATTTGCTTCTCCACTAGTGGCAACTCTCCCAATGTGCTCCTGGCAGCGGAGGTCGCGAAGGCAAAAGGGATGTTAGTCATTGGCTTTACCAACAAGGAGGGGGGAAAACTAGCCAAGCTGGCTGACATCTGGCTGCGTGCGGACTCGCTCAGCGCAGCCTGCTCCGAGCATGTGCACCTTATCATGATGCACACGCTTGGAGAGTGCGTGGAGAAGTTGATATACAGCGATTGTCCTCCTTGGGTATCAAAAAAGCAAACCACGGGATACGGCACATTGCTTGCTTGATCACGAAACGTCCGTATCTTATATCTATTCTCATTGGGCTGACAGAGCCCAGAGTCCATAGCAATGCAGGAGTTCACATATCTCAGGGAGGTGTGTTTATGGCTCAAATGACTTCACGGGAACGAGTCATGGCTGCTTTACATCACGAGGAACCGGACCGTGTCCCTTTTGATCTCGGTGGTAGTGGTACAACTAGCTTGACAATAGAGGCTTATGAAAACCTAAAGGCGTATGAAGGAATCTCGGCGCCCACGCAGATTATGTACAAGGCCTTCCGAGTTGCTAGGCTGGATGAGGAAACGATGCGTCGCTTGGGAAGCGACCTGCGACCTATCGTGATTAGGCCTCCGAAAAATTGGACCTCTCCGCCATCGGAGCCGGGTACCTTTGTGGATGAATTTGGAATCAAATGGCGTCAAGTTAATTACTCGAAGGGCTATTATTGGGAACTGGCAAGCCATCCATTGGCTAACGCAACTATCTCGGATCTGGATAGGTATCCTTGGCCTGATGCGGGTGATCCCGGCCGATACAAGGGATTAGCCGAAGAGGTTCGTGATCTCTTTGAACATACGCCATATGCACTGGTAGGTGACAGCGGATTCAAGGGGTTCTGGGAGCCTGCATCTATGCTGCGTGGTATGACTCAAGCGTTGATGGATCTGGTTCAAGACCCAGACTTTATACACGCATTGCTAGACAAACTGTTTGAATTGAACGCTGTTATCACGCAACGCTTCCTAGAGATTACTGGCCCCTATCTAGCAGCAATTCGCCTCGTTGATGACTTGGCTACACAGTCTGCTCCAATCATGTCCCCAGCGACCTACCGAGCGATGATCAAACCCTACCATAAGAAGTTCTGCGCACTGATTAGGCAGTACACAGATGCAATCATCGTTCTCCATTCCTGTGGGAACATCACTCTCCTGGTAGATGACCTGATTGATGCTGGTGTGCAAGCATTGAATCCAGTTCAAGTTTCAGCGATTCCTGATGTCGCTGGACTCAAAGCAAAATATGGAGATCGTTTGTCTTTTTGGGGTGGAATTGACAGCCAGCATGTGCTACCCCACGGGACGCCTGAGAATGTGCGTGAGGAAGTGGGACGGCGCATCCATCAATTAGGACAGGGAGGGGGCTACATCGCTGCTGCAGTACACAACATTCAGCCTGATGTTCCACCTCGTAATATTATCGCCATGAGCGAAGCAGTACGAGAACTAGGTGTGTATCCCATTCGGTAGATGACAATGACCATCTACTATTGGGATAATCACCTCTCAACAATGGTTTCTACTCTGGCTTACTCGCTACGCGAGAGCATGCAATAATTACCTCTTAAGACGGGTCAGCATCCTAAGAAGAATGACGCCATTCGTCTTCAATCATGCTTGATTGACTCATCGAATGCCATCTTAGAAGGAGCAAAATTCATCCTTTTCATGAACTCGCAGGCTTCGGTTGCTCCTAGGATACGATCCATGCCGGAATCTTCCCATTCGACGGAGAGCGGCCCTTGATAGCCTATCCAGTTGAGCATACGAACGATTTTATCAAAATCGACATCGCCGTGCCCCAGAGATACAAAGTTCCAGCCCCTGCGTGGATCACCGAATTTGAGGTGTGAGCCAAGGATTCCGCTCCTGCCATCAAGGTTAACATAGACATCTTTGACATGGACATGGTAAATCTTGTTTGCAAATGCCTGGAGAAAAACCACCGGATCCACCCCCTGCCAGACAAGGTGAGAAGGATCAAAATTGAATCCTAGCGTGTCACGATGGTCGAAAATTGCCAGCAATCTCTCTGCAGAGTAGTAGTCAAATGCTATTTCTGTGGGGTGAACTTCCAGTGCAAATTTGACGCCATACTTATCGAATTCGTCAAAAATAGGCGTCCATAGATCGCAGATTTGTTGAAAGCCCGCTTCGATCATCTCTTCACTAGTGGGTGGGAAAGAATACCAATACCTCCAAATGGGGGATCCCATAAAACCGTTAACGACCTGCACCCCAAATGCATATGCTGCTCTGGCAGCATACTTCATCTCTTCAATTGCCCATTCTCGAATCTCTAATGGCTTCCCAGCCAGTTCTACTGGTGCAAAACGATCGAGTCGAGGATCCCAGAGATCCCCCACGCATTGCCCAGCCAGGTGTGCACTAATGGCCCAACACCCCAGATCATACTTAGACAGGAGATCCTTGATCCTCCTGATATAAGCGGGATCGGTAGCGGCCTCGTGGGTGTCAAAATGTCCCCAAGTTGCCAGTTCTAATCCATCGTATCCCATTTGTTGGGCAAGTCTGCACATCTCTTCTAAAGGGAGGTCTGTCCACTGCCCTGTGAAGAGAGTAATGGGTCTTGTCATTCTGAAAGCCTCCTTAGCACTTGCTGATGGGCATGGTGTTATACATGTTCCGATGGCTAGTTACAGGTTTACCCAAATATTCCCGTTTGCCGAACTTTTGAGGCAGGCCTCAATGAACTTGATGCCTTGAACCCCATCGCTCACGGTGGGGAAATCAATCATATCGCTGTTGAAGCTGCCGGTTTGCTTGGCATGAATGCATTCAATGAAACTGCGATACAGATTCGCCATTGCCTCCAGCCAACCCTCAGGGTGGCCCTTAGGAAGCCTACCGTATTTAGCAGCCTCTGGAGCAATGGAACAATAGCCCTTGTGATGCTCAGTAAAGGGTGCTCCGTCCTGCTTGGCAATAATGACCTTTTCTGGATCTTCCTGAGACCAAAAGATAGCACCCTGGTCTCCATAGATGCGTACGCGTAAGCCATTGTCATGTCCTATGGCTATCTGAGAAGTCCAATACATGCCAGTAGCACCGCCTTCATACTCAACCAGCACGAAATCGTTATCGTCCAAAACGCGGCCAGGAACCATAATGTCCATTTTGGCGAGAACGCGTTTCACTTTGAGGCCGGTCATGGTCGCCACGGCATTTTCTATGTGCGTACCTAAATCGGCAAGACAATTGGATTGGCCGGATTGAGCCGGATCACAGCGCCAGGACCCTTGTTTGCCACCCCAATCCCCTTCACGAGCTAACCATCCCTGTGGATACTCAGCAACGACAGTGCGAATTTTGCCGATTTCGCCTGCTCTGATCACCTCTCTGACGTGTTTTGCTGTCACATATCCCATGTATGTATAAGTAACCATGAAAAACAGATCTTTTTCTTTTGCCAGTTTCTCAAGTTCATAGGCCTGATCAGTGTTGATGGTCAGGGGTTTGTCACAGGCTACATGGATGCCTGCCTCCAAGAATGCCTTGCATATAGGGTGGTGGGTGTTATTCGGGGTTACGACAACCACGAAGTCAATTCCATCGTCGCGCGCTGCCTCGGCCTTCGCCATTTCCTCAAAGTTCCTGTATAGGCGTTTGGGATCTATGCCAAGCGCAGCACCGGTAGCCAGTGTGTTCTCATAGGAACGAGAAAAACATCCCGCTACCAGCGTGGCTTTACCATCTATGTTGATCGCTTTCCTATGTGCTTCGCCAATGAACGCGCCCTGACCGCCACCAACCATGCCATAGCGCAGTACCCGGCACATCAATCGTCCTCCGCAAGCACATCATAGCCAATTCGGTTGTACAGGTCGAGTTGTGGTGGAGTTGCGACTCCAACGGTGACGAATCGTCCTGTACTCCCGGCAGGTTTTCTAGTGCCATGAAGAACACCCGGAGGCGCGTAAAGAACGTCCCCCGCTTTTACAGGAATCCACTTATCGTAGAGGAAAAATTCTCCTTCCCCTTCAAAGCAGAAAACTAGCTCTTCCGAGAGTGGATGAACATGTGGCTCAAATTCCATGCCCGGTAGATGCACGCCACTGGTAATGCCTACATTGCGAGAACCAAGACGTGGCGTTAAGACCAAATGAACCTCGAGCCCTGTCGATTTTGCCCAGTTGTAGCCTTCATGGATGTTGAAGATCCCACCTCTCTCTTGTACTTCTTTCTTTGTTCTGCTCGCCATTTGCCTACCTCCTCTGTAATTTTATCGCACCTACACGGCAAACACTCGCGCAAAGCCCGCACCCATCGCATTTTTCGCGGCCGATAACGGGTTTTTTATCCATGAGTGTGATAGCATCATAAATGCACACATTCTCACATTGTCCACAGGCAACGCATATATCACGCTCGCAGTATGCAAAGTAACGTGTCTCGCGGTCGTACTGCTCCATACTCAGCATATTCTTGCTTGCAACACCGATGATATCAGCAAGCGATTCAATACCTTTGCATTCCATGTATGCATTAATTTCTGCCAGCATCTTTTGCACCCAGGCGTAGCCTTTGAGGTAGACGACCGTGGCAATCTGGACAGTGTTCGCACCGGCGAGCAGGCATTTGATTACGTCACCGCCTGTCATCACCCCTCCAGTTGCGCTGATGGGGGCTTGCACTCGCGGGTAAATGACGATCACCCAGCGTAATATGGTGTAGATTGCCCAACTGCCGCCGTGCCCCGCGAGGCCGCCGAACAGGATCGGCTTCTGAGCATCGATGTCGATTTCGATGCCAGTGGAACGATTCATTATCGTCAGTCCATCGGCGCCGGCCTGATCCAGGCAATAGGCGGTGTACAGCGGGTTCGAAAGCTGCCCCGACATTTTGGGCACTATTGGGATCTTGACTTTCTGTTTACATGCCTGCAAGGCCGCTAGTGTAATGGAATGAATGTCGTTGGAAGGATCACGGATCAGAAGGCCTGTCGGGCAGCTTGGCACTATTTCAATGGCATCTGCTCCTGCTTGTTCGCAAACCAATGCGTACTCTGCCCAACTTTCTGGGTTAATACAGTTGATGCTGGCAATAACTGGGATGGAGACTCGTTGTTTGGTGCGTTGCACTGTTTCGGCGTAATCTTCCAGATCCCCTTGATAGGCCTGTTCGTAACTATAAAAGGTGGTTGATTCATAGCCCTTGATACCGCTGCGCAGTACTGCAAAGCGGGGAAAAGGGTTGTAACGCATCAGTGCTTCTTCTTGCACTGATTTGAGCACAACAGCGCTATAGCCGTTGTCCTCGCACTTTACTGCTTGTTCGACACCGCGGGTTGTGCCCGCCGAGGCGGCAATTATGGGATGCTCGAGTTTTATTCCCGCATAAAAAACCTTTTTGTCCACATGCAGTGCCCTTATAAGGTCTTGATGATATTGCGAATGTACTCCGCGGCACGCACCATTCCCTCGGCAGCGGGTGGTAAGTCAATTTGCTGCCATCTGCGCTCGTATTCCAATGAGATCCAGCCATCATAGCCGATCTCTTTCAATCTCTTCAGAATGGCTGGCCAGTCAAGGATTCCCTCGCCTGGAATGCGCGAGTGCACTGTACGTTCTGATTCAGGAACGAAGGTAACGTTTGAGAATTTGGGTTTTTGAGGACGTCCGCTGCGGTAGACAAGATCTTTGCAATGAACAAAGAATATCTTGTCCTTTAGTAACTCAATCGCTTCCTCGTATTCCTCGGCTGGGAAAAAGGCCAGATTCGCTTGGTCATAGAGCACACCTACATTGGGGTGGTTAATCTCCCTCAAAATCTCTGCCGTCCTTGCCGCAGTAGTGGTCATAGTGCCAAAGTGTGTTTCCAGACAAAGCTTCACATTGCGTTCTGCTGCATAGTCGCCACATTCGCGCATTGATTTCACGAGCGCTTGCAGTTTCTTTTTTCCCGGGTCGGTTTCCCCATCCAAGAACTTGCCTCCGTAGACCCGAATGTGGTGGCAGTCGAGTAAGGCAGCCATGTCAATGATTCGTCTCAGGCCAGCGCACTCCTTTTGGCGTATTTCTTCATCGAGTGAATTATATAGATTGAGATAGGGCGTGAGCCCTGCAACCAATAGGCCTGATTGTTGGACTTTTTCCTTAACAGAAAGCACTTCAGTGTCCGTTGCAGCAAGAGGGATAGCACATCGGTAACCATCAGTCTGTACAATTACTTCAATGCCGTCCAGTCCAATCTGGGCGAAAAATGCGATTGCCTCATCAAGGCTGTATTCTGGTGTGCCCATCGTATGTCCACATATCTTCATCACTTGGAACTCCCCCAGTCTCTTGAGAGATCGGGCAATCCTGCTGCCCGTAATATTTTATCCATCAGCTCATGAGTCCTATATGCGTCTTCAGCGTTAGTAAGCGGTTTCTCGCGCGTCTTGACGCAGTGGAAAAAGTGTTTGATGCAGTCTTCGAAGCCTAGCCGGTGCACCACGGTGCACCAACCCTTATTCAGTGGCGTCATAGTCTGCCCTTCCTCCCGGTCCGGATAGATCACCCTGTAACTGTCAAGATTATCACTGATGGCAGTAATGCCTCCACCGTACATCTCGACATGTTCGCGCCATTGTCCGGCTTCACGTGAGGCCACCAATAGCCCAATTCCACCATCCTTAAATCCAAGCAATGCCGTACAGGCATCCTCGTAGAATGGATCAGCAAACAACGCGCGCGCCTCAACACTTTCGCATTCACCCAAAATATGGCGTAGCAAATCGACCATGTGAATAGCATTTTCTAAAGTTCCACGGAACTCTTTGAATTCGCGACTCTTGTTGGCAATCACCAGATGAGGGCGTCTATTGCCGAAAGCGGCTAAAGCGCGGGTATTGCAGGGTGCAAAACGTCGGTTGAATGCAACCATCAATATCCGCCCAGACTTGACCGCGGCATCTGTCAATAAGGCGCACTCATCCAGGGTCATGGCTAGCGGCTTTTCGCAGAGGACGTCCAGCTTGTGCTCGAGTAAGGGGAGGAGGTATTCCCTGCGCACCGTCTTGGGCGTCAATAGGATTGCACAATCGAGTTCGGTATCCAGAAACTCGTCAAACGTTTTGCATGCCTTTTTTGCGCCAAAACGCGCTGCAGCGCGCTCAGCATTCTGGTACGTTCTGCTGTAGACTGCGGCGATTTCCACGTCCGGCATAGATGCCAGAACCGGGAAATGGGCAATCTGCGCGATAGCACCTGTTCCAATAACCCCGACTCTGATCTTTCTTTGTTCCGTCGTCATGCTCATGATGTATTATCCTCCAAGATAGGCACGCTTGACTTCTTCGTCATTAAAGAGATCGGATGACTTGGCGTGTTTTCGGATTCGACCATTTTCCAGTACGTAGGTGTAGTCGGAGATCATCATGGCTTTGCGTGCATTCTGCTCCACCAGCAAGACCGTGATGCCTGATCGAGCAATGTCAGTGATGATGCCAAAAACCTGATCCACGAGCCGTGGCGCAAGCCCGAGGCTTGGTTCATCCAGCAACAGGATCTGGGGCTCAGCCATCAAACCACGCGCAATGGCTAACATCTGCTGTTCTCCGCCTGATAGCGTTCCAGCCAACTGGGAGCGCCGCTCACCAAGGACCGGAAATAGCTCATACATTTCGAGCATCTTCTTTTTCGCAGTGGAGGCTCTGATGCGCCATGCGCCCATAAGCAGGTTCTCAGCGACCGTTAGATTGACGAAAACGCGACGTCCTTCGGGAACTTGAACAATACCTGCTTTCACAACCTCGTGTGGCGAGGTTGGCAACGGCTTGTTGTGCAGCAGAATCTCACCACTTCGTCGCTTTACAACACCTGATATGGTGTTGAGCAAGGTGCTCTTGCCGGCGCCGTTTGAACCAATGATGGAAACGACCGAGCCTTTTGCGACGAATAAAGTTACATCTTCGAGCGCAACTACGTGATCATAATTCACGCAGAGGTTTCTGATCTCTAACACTCTTGCTGTCCTCTCCGATATACGCCTTGATAACCTCCGGATCGTTGCACACGGTTTGGGGTTTCCCATGTGTTAGCAGATGTCCGAAATTGAGTACGTAAATGTGCTCAGACAGTTCATTCACTACCTGCATGCGGTGCTCGATAATCAGAATTCCGAAATGGAATAGCTCTCTAAGTTCCGCAATCAAGCCAATGAAGGCTACTAATTCGCTAGGGTTAAGTCCTGCTGCAGGCTCGTCTAACATCAATAACTTGGGCTGGCTCACGATGGCACGCGCAAGCTCGACACGACGTTGCAATCCATAAGGGAGGTCGTGAGGGTGCTCGTTTTTGTACTTGGTCAGACCTACGATCTGAAGCGCTTCGAGTGCACGAAGCATGTTCGCCCTGTCGGTGTGGCGTTTGTGTGGCAATGCCAGCATAGCACTGAGCAGCGAGTAGTTGCTGTGCGCGTCAAGCGCAGTCATTACGTTTTCCAGCACGCTAAGTCCCCTGAACAGCCGGATATTCTGAAAGGTGCGTGAAACACCCATGCTGGCAATTTCGTGCTGCGCTTTGCCAACGATATCTTTTCCCATAAAGAGAATCTTGCCCGCGTCGGGCTTGTAGATGCCAGAGATCAAATTAAAGATGGTGGTCTTTCCCGCACCGTTAGGCCCGATAATGCTGATAATTTGGTTGCTGTCCACCGACAGCGAAACGTCTCTAACTGCTCTTACTCCACCGAAACTCTTGGAGAGATTATATACTTCTAGCAACATTTCCATCACCGCTATCCTTGCTCTGCTCCCTGTGTTTGAGGCAGGGCAAAGACCCTCTTGAGGAACCTCATCAGTGTCAGTACAATCCGCTTTATGGTTTTTCTATCGAGCTCCGCCTCGCCAAAAAGCCCCTGCGGGCGGAAGTTGACAATAAAAAGAACAATGATGCAGTAGAGCACAATGCGCAGTGGGTCGGAAAAACGCAGAATTTCAGGAATGAGTCCGAGGACGATTCCGGCAAAGACTGACCCTGTCAGGCTGTTCACTCCGCCGAAAAACACCATGACGATCCACATGGACGATTGAGTCCAGCCGAATGCAGCGGAGTCCAGGTAGGTCGTGGTATGGACATAAAGACAACCACCGAGCGCTGAGATGGCACCTGCCAAGGTAAAGATCAGCAATTTGACCCGTGCCACATTGATGCCCATAGAGGCAGCGGCGAGTTCATCACCCTTGATCGCAATGCACTCGCGGCCGAAGCGAGAGTTTTTGAGGTTCCAGATAAAGATGATCATTAGTATAAACGTGGCAATGATCATAGCCTGATTGGTGTACTTTGGGATTGCCGTGAGTCCCAGAGCTCCGCCAGTGATGCTGGCGGTGTTGTTCAGAAATGCCACCAGCGCTTCGCTAAATCCTAAGCTGACGATGGCAACATAGTCACGGCGCAGCCTTACGGCAGGTAGGCCAATCAGGAAGCCGAACAGCGCGCCCGTCAGTACTGCCGCTGGTATGGTAACAAGCAATGGCATGTGGAAGTACTTGGACAACATAGCTGCAGTATAGCCACCAACTGCCATGAAGGCAGCCTGCCCCATGGAGAACATACCCGTAAGGCCGGTGAGTACGTACACGCCCAGCATTCCTATCATCAAGATGAGAACATTGTTGATAAGAAAGGAATACAGGTAACTTATATATGTTGCAACCACTACCACCTCCCTACCATATCCATTGCTCCTGTTTGCATAGATTTCTCACAAATCCAAAGGCTCCGTGAAATGAGCGATGAACCGCCACTGGGAGCCTGCTTGCTCGTCTAGGTCAAGCAGGCGTACGCTGGCCATGTGCACAGAGGCTATCATCCATTCTCGGCAAAGGCCTACTGGCCACTAGGCTTTTTCCATCGCAAAGACACCTGCAAGACCCTGCGGACGGAGAAACAGGAAGATGAGCATGAAGAAGAAAGTGCCAACTGGCGCAAGGCTAGTGCCGAGAATGACTGAGAAGGCTGTTTCGACCAGACCAAGGATGATCGCAGCAAACAGTGCGCCATTGAGGCTGCCAAGACCACCGATGACACAGACCATGAAACCTTTGACAGTGTACATGCTGCCAATCTGAGGCGAAAGGATGGTTCGGATTCCAACGAACACTCCAGAAACTCCAGCAAGCGCGCCAGCGATAAAGAAGGTTGCCAAAACAATCAAGTCCACATTGACGCCCATCAGGCTCGTGGTACGTGGATCCATGGATAGGGCACGGACGGCCATGCCGAAGCGGGTCTTGTGCAAGATCAAGATCAAGATGCCAAGCATGACCGCTGCGACTGTGAGCATCATGAAGTTGGATATATCTAGGCTAACGCCTCCGAATTGAACAAATCGCTGTTTGAAAAAATTGGGATAGGAATAGAAAAGGCCGCTGAACTTGAGCGCAACCAGGTTCTGCAGGAGCATGCCCATTGTAATGGAAGAAACAAAGAACAGCAGAACTTGTTTCGAGGACTTGCGCAGGCGATGAAAGCTGATGAGCTCTACTATGATGTTAATTATCCCACCGCATAAGGCGGCAACAGCCAGAGTCAGCCAGAGGTTGGCGCCTATAATCCTGGTGGCGAGCAGCCCCAAATAGGCACTGCACACCATGGTACCACCATGTGCAAAGTTCGAAAACTTCAAGATGCTGAATATCAGAGCCCAGCCCACGGCAATAATGGCATACATGGCGCCATTGGAGACGCCGCCAATCAGCAACTGCAGATAGTAGTTGAGGTTCATAGGATCCACTCCCGTCCATACCTAGAGGAGACTTGCCCCTGCCAAACCACGATGCAGGGGCAAGTCCGCTCTTGGTTTACGGTAGGAATCTTAGTTCTAATGCTTGAGATACTCGGGAACGTAATAGCCCAAGTTCTTGTATCCACCGTTTTCGATGTTGTAGATGCACATGCCAAGTCCCAGAGGCATGTGAGTCTTGGGATCGATGCTGAAGTTGTCCGTGATGAGGCATTTGACGCCTGAAATATTCTCGAGAGCGTCGCGAATAGCCGCACGGTCGTCGCTGCCAGCCTTCTCGATGGCGGCCTTTGTGACCAGGATGGTATCATAGGCGATCCAGGACTTGGGCGTCGGCTTCTCGTTGTAAGCCGCGACATAGGCGGCTGTCACATCGGCAAGGTGAGGAGCCTCCATATCCAGGTTAACCGGGAAGTAGATGCGGCTCGCTGCCTTGGGATCAGACACGAGAGTCGCGAAAGGATAGCTGAAGTCGAGGCTTCCGCACTGCACGATATCCATGCCCATCTGGTACATCTGATTGGTCGCCACAACGAGAAGCTGAGTGTTGCAAGCGTTGAACAGGAATTCTGCCCCGCTGTTCTTGATGGCCGTGAGCTGCACCGTCAGATCGGTGTCGGCGATCTTGCATTTCTGAATGGTCTTGATCTCGATGCCGACCTTGCTGGCATAATCCAGAAATGCATTGGCCTGTGTAACGCAGTAGGCATGATCCTCAGCGATGAGAACCGCGGCCTTCTTCAGCCCCAGCACTTCAAATGGGTAGGCGCCCCCGATAATGCCGGTCTGAATAGCGGACGGCTGCACGAGGAACATGTAGGGATGCAAGGAATCGAGCTTCTCGCCCAGCATACATCGCGGGTCGCCAAACTGACCGAAGAAGACAAGGCCCTTCTCGTCCGCTACAGGCGCAACCGCAAGGCCAACGTTAGAGAAGGGAGGGCCCACAACGATAGCTGCTTTGTCCACGTCAGCCAGGCGCTTGAAGAGCGAAATGGCTTCCT
Coding sequences:
- a CDS encoding SIS domain-containing protein — translated: MRNEMEDTAVITAILQQRIKENVEALNACLAETPAFIKAVALVKECLSSGGKILFCGNGGSAANASHLVNDFTGHMYFDRPPLTAISLADNISTITATANDYSYDQIFSRQVESLGRRGDILICFSTSGNSPNVLLAAEVAKAKGMLVIGFTNKEGGKLAKLADIWLRADSLSAACSEHVHLIMMHTLGECVEKLIYSDCPPWVSKKQTTGYGTLLA
- a CDS encoding Gfo/Idh/MocA family oxidoreductase produces the protein MCRVLRYGMVGGGQGAFIGEAHRKAINIDGKATLVAGCFSRSYENTLATGAALGIDPKRLYRNFEEMAKAEAARDDGIDFVVVVTPNNTHHPICKAFLEAGIHVACDKPLTINTDQAYELEKLAKEKDLFFMVTYTYMGYVTAKHVREVIRAGEIGKIRTVVAEYPQGWLAREGDWGGKQGSWRCDPAQSGQSNCLADLGTHIENAVATMTGLKVKRVLAKMDIMVPGRVLDDNDFVLVEYEGGATGMYWTSQIAIGHDNGLRVRIYGDQGAIFWSQEDPEKVIIAKQDGAPFTEHHKGYCSIAPEAAKYGRLPKGHPEGWLEAMANLYRSFIECIHAKQTGSFNSDMIDFPTVSDGVQGIKFIEACLKSSANGNIWVNL
- a CDS encoding sugar phosphate isomerase/epimerase, with the protein product MTRPITLFTGQWTDLPLEEMCRLAQQMGYDGLELATWGHFDTHEAATDPAYIRRIKDLLSKYDLGCWAISAHLAGQCVGDLWDPRLDRFAPVELAGKPLEIREWAIEEMKYAARAAYAFGVQVVNGFMGSPIWRYWYSFPPTSEEMIEAGFQQICDLWTPIFDEFDKYGVKFALEVHPTEIAFDYYSAERLLAIFDHRDTLGFNFDPSHLVWQGVDPVVFLQAFANKIYHVHVKDVYVNLDGRSGILGSHLKFGDPRRGWNFVSLGHGDVDFDKIVRMLNWIGYQGPLSVEWEDSGMDRILGATEACEFMKRMNFAPSKMAFDESIKHD
- a CDS encoding Gfo/Idh/MocA family oxidoreductase, whose amino-acid sequence is MTTEQRKIRVGVIGTGAIAQIAHFPVLASMPDVEIAAVYSRTYQNAERAAARFGAKKACKTFDEFLDTELDCAILLTPKTVRREYLLPLLEHKLDVLCEKPLAMTLDECALLTDAAVKSGRILMVAFNRRFAPCNTRALAAFGNRRPHLVIANKSREFKEFRGTLENAIHMVDLLRHILGECESVEARALFADPFYEDACTALLGFKDGGIGLLVASREAGQWREHVEMYGGGITAISDNLDSYRVIYPDREEGQTMTPLNKGWCTVVHRLGFEDCIKHFFHCVKTREKPLTNAEDAYRTHELMDKILRAAGLPDLSRDWGSSK
- a CDS encoding sugar phosphate isomerase/epimerase, whose protein sequence is MKICGHTMGTPEYSLDEAIAFFAQIGLDGIEVIVQTDGYRCAIPLAATDTEVLSVKEKVQQSGLLVAGLTPYLNLYNSLDEEIRQKECAGLRRIIDMAALLDCHHIRVYGGKFLDGETDPGKKKLQALVKSMRECGDYAAERNVKLCLETHFGTMTTTAARTAEILREINHPNVGVLYDQANLAFFPAEEYEEAIELLKDKIFFVHCKDLVYRSGRPQKPKFSNVTFVPESERTVHSRIPGEGILDWPAILKRLKEIGYDGWISLEYERRWQQIDLPPAAEGMVRAAEYIRNIIKTL
- a CDS encoding ABC transporter ATP-binding protein, whose translation is MGNPKPCATIRRLSRRISERTARVLEIRNLCVNYDHVVALEDVTLFVAKGSVVSIIGSNGAGKSTLLNTISGVVKRRSGEILLHNKPLPTSPHEVVKAGIVQVPEGRRVFVNLTVAENLLMGAWRIRASTAKKKMLEMYELFPVLGERRSQLAGTLSGGEQQMLAIARGLMAEPQILLLDEPSLGLAPRLVDQVFGIITDIARSGITVLLVEQNARKAMMISDYTYVLENGRIRKHAKSSDLFNDEEVKRAYLGG
- a CDS encoding branched-chain amino acid ABC transporter permease, producing MVATYISYLYSFLINNVLILMIGMLGVYVLTGLTGMFSMGQAAFMAVGGYTAAMLSKYFHMPLLVTIPAAVLTGALFGFLIGLPAVRLRRDYVAIVSLGFSEALVAFLNNTASITGGALGLTAIPKYTNQAMIIATFILMIIFIWNLKNSRFGRECIAIKGDELAAASMGINVARVKLLIFTLAGAISALGGCLYVHTTTYLDSAAFGWTQSSMWIVMVFFGGVNSLTGSVFAGIVLGLIPEILRFSDPLRIVLYCIIVLFIVNFRPQGLFGEAELDRKTIKRIVLTLMRFLKRVFALPQTQGAEQG
- a CDS encoding 4Fe-4S binding protein; translation: MDKKVFYAGIKLEHPIIAASAGTTRGVEQAVKCEDNGYSAVVLKSVQEEALMRYNPFPRFAVLRSGIKGYESTTFYSYEQAYQGDLEDYAETVQRTKQRVSIPVIASINCINPESWAEYALVCEQAGADAIEIVPSCPTGLLIRDPSNDIHSITLAALQACKQKVKIPIVPKMSGQLSNPLYTAYCLDQAGADGLTIMNRSTGIEIDIDAQKPILFGGLAGHGGSWAIYTILRWVIVIYPRVQAPISATGGVMTGGDVIKCLLAGANTVQIATVVYLKGYAWVQKMLAEINAYMECKGIESLADIIGVASKNMLSMEQYDRETRYFAYCERDICVACGQCENVCIYDAITLMDKKPVIGREKCDGCGLCASVCRVGAIKLQRR
- a CDS encoding ABC transporter ATP-binding protein, which translates into the protein MEMLLEVYNLSKSFGGVRAVRDVSLSVDSNQIISIIGPNGAGKTTIFNLISGIYKPDAGKILFMGKDIVGKAQHEIASMGVSRTFQNIRLFRGLSVLENVMTALDAHSNYSLLSAMLALPHKRHTDRANMLRALEALQIVGLTKYKNEHPHDLPYGLQRRVELARAIVSQPKLLMLDEPAAGLNPSELVAFIGLIAELRELFHFGILIIEHRMQVVNELSEHIYVLNFGHLLTHGKPQTVCNDPEVIKAYIGEDSKSVRDQKPLREL
- a CDS encoding cupin domain-containing protein produces the protein MASRTKKEVQERGGIFNIHEGYNWAKSTGLEVHLVLTPRLGSRNVGITSGVHLPGMEFEPHVHPLSEELVFCFEGEGEFFLYDKWIPVKAGDVLYAPPGVLHGTRKPAGSTGRFVTVGVATPPQLDLYNRIGYDVLAEDD